From a region of the Catalinimonas alkaloidigena genome:
- a CDS encoding DUF4249 domain-containing protein, whose translation MIHSNYRTWLVSGAVGLGLAACVQEVPERYVPTVTPKLVVTGFIGAGDSLLEVEVARTLPIYTVKQNWNEVEIVEGAEVRISDGQEAWTLELVDSAGVYRRIIPTDFIKPERTYYLHVTTPTGEQAEALCTVPSPGGDYQMTYTIDTAVRKYPYQEIDDTLQYLSLFWDDVPGTGDFYHAYAHLRYEAIYYDWVDGQIVDSVWTEQESHIFFSDGISGTSDEGRDGERLVARGGYLQRLNDGGNAWEQRRNLRLTAYLLRVDENYYRYHSALQQQWESDGNPFAEPAPLFSNLEGALGAFGAFHATTLEIEL comes from the coding sequence ATGATCCACTCGAATTACCGAACCTGGTTGGTGAGCGGTGCCGTAGGGCTGGGCCTGGCGGCCTGCGTGCAAGAGGTGCCTGAACGCTATGTGCCGACGGTTACGCCTAAGTTGGTCGTGACGGGTTTTATCGGGGCTGGCGATTCTTTGCTGGAAGTGGAGGTCGCACGCACGTTGCCAATTTATACGGTAAAGCAGAACTGGAACGAAGTCGAAATAGTAGAAGGGGCAGAGGTGCGTATTTCAGACGGCCAGGAAGCATGGACGCTGGAACTGGTGGACTCGGCCGGCGTGTACCGACGGATCATCCCGACCGACTTTATTAAACCGGAACGGACTTATTATCTGCATGTGACCACGCCCACGGGCGAGCAGGCGGAAGCATTGTGTACGGTACCGTCGCCGGGTGGCGATTACCAAATGACCTACACGATAGACACGGCCGTTCGGAAGTATCCTTACCAGGAAATAGACGATACGCTGCAATACCTTTCCCTTTTCTGGGACGATGTTCCCGGCACCGGCGACTTCTATCATGCGTACGCACACCTGCGTTACGAGGCAATCTACTATGATTGGGTGGACGGGCAGATTGTGGACTCGGTATGGACCGAACAGGAATCTCACATTTTTTTCTCGGACGGCATTAGCGGCACGAGCGACGAGGGGCGCGATGGCGAGCGGCTGGTTGCGCGCGGTGGCTACCTGCAACGCTTGAACGATGGGGGCAACGCGTGGGAACAGCGCCGTAATCTCCGACTGACAGCCTACTTGCTGCGGGTCGACGAAAATTATTACCGCTACCACAGTGCCCTGCAGCAACAGTGGGAGAGTGATGGCAATCCGTTTGCCGAACCCGCCCCGCTGTTCTCCAACCTGGAAGGTGCCTTAGGCGCGTTTGGCGCTTTTCATGCCACAACCCTGGAAATAGAGCTTTAA
- the rnc gene encoding ribonuclease III — MKPILSYLKLYRTQEDRELATAFARIIGRKPLNLDLYKLAIRHASSTVVVETGRNNSNERLEYLGDAILGAIVADYLFKKFPYQDEGFLTEIRSRIVNRESLNQLARKIGLSVLVEFDSRRRSRLSHKSIYGDALEALVGAVYLDQGFKRCQAFVLQRLIGPHFDLDQVVQTNLNFKSRLIEWAQRENQSIRFEIIEESGSQHSREFVAQVVVNDEAISTGNGFSKKKAEQAAAAKACELLSLL, encoded by the coding sequence GTGAAGCCGATCTTAAGCTATCTAAAACTTTACAGAACACAAGAAGATAGAGAGCTTGCCACTGCTTTTGCACGCATTATCGGCCGAAAACCGCTCAATTTAGACCTGTACAAGCTTGCCATCCGCCATGCTTCTTCCACCGTGGTGGTGGAAACCGGGCGGAACAACAGTAACGAACGACTTGAGTATTTGGGCGATGCCATTCTCGGGGCGATCGTAGCCGACTATTTATTTAAAAAATTTCCGTATCAGGACGAAGGGTTTCTCACCGAAATCCGCTCGCGCATCGTAAACCGGGAGTCGCTGAACCAACTGGCCCGTAAAATCGGGCTTTCGGTGTTGGTAGAGTTCGATTCCCGTCGGCGGTCGCGCCTTTCCCACAAATCCATTTACGGCGACGCCCTCGAAGCCTTGGTGGGAGCCGTTTACCTGGACCAGGGATTCAAACGTTGCCAGGCGTTTGTCTTACAACGACTGATCGGCCCCCACTTTGATCTCGATCAGGTCGTGCAGACCAATCTTAATTTCAAAAGTCGCCTGATCGAATGGGCGCAGCGCGAAAACCAGTCGATTCGCTTCGAAATTATCGAGGAATCGGGCAGCCAGCATTCCCGTGAGTTTGTGGCGCAGGTCGTGGTCAACGACGAAGCCATCAGCACAGGCAATGGCTTCAGTAAGAAAAAAGCCGAACAAGCCGCCGCAGCCAAAGCCTGCGAACTACTCAGCTTGCTGTAA
- a CDS encoding M42 family metallopeptidase — MGNLNIQLLKRVCEAAGAPGFEQRIRKIIQEEIRSLVDDAWTDNLGNLIALKKGTNNPEGYKVMVAAHMDEIGFIVTHIDDNGFVRFHPLGGFDPKTLVAQRVIVHGRKDLLGVMSSKPVHVMSAEERTKAPQLTDFFIDLGMSKKEVERLVKPGDPITRERELVEIGECVNCKSLDNRASVFVLIEALRQINSLPYDLYAVFTVQEEVGLRGASVATHALAPDFGIALDVTVAYDLPGSKPHEQITSLGQGAAIKIMDQSVICDYRMVDYLQKTAEKHAIKWQTEILTGGGTDTASLQRMGKRGSIAGAISIPTRHLHQVIEMAHKEDLQQCITLLVRALEEIDTFNWEHA; from the coding sequence ATGGGGAATCTTAACATTCAACTACTGAAACGCGTTTGCGAAGCCGCGGGTGCTCCCGGCTTCGAACAACGGATCCGCAAAATCATTCAAGAAGAGATTCGTTCGCTCGTTGACGACGCCTGGACCGACAACCTGGGCAACCTGATTGCGCTGAAAAAAGGCACGAATAATCCGGAGGGCTATAAAGTGATGGTAGCCGCACATATGGATGAGATCGGCTTTATCGTCACGCACATCGACGACAACGGCTTCGTACGTTTTCACCCGTTAGGAGGATTTGATCCTAAAACCCTGGTGGCCCAGCGGGTGATCGTCCACGGCCGGAAAGATCTGCTGGGCGTCATGAGTAGCAAGCCGGTGCATGTCATGTCGGCGGAAGAGCGCACCAAGGCGCCTCAACTGACCGATTTCTTCATCGACCTGGGCATGAGCAAGAAGGAAGTGGAGCGGTTGGTAAAGCCAGGCGACCCGATTACCCGCGAGCGCGAACTAGTGGAGATAGGTGAATGTGTCAATTGTAAATCGCTCGATAACCGAGCCTCTGTATTCGTGCTGATTGAAGCACTTCGCCAAATCAACAGCCTCCCTTACGACCTGTATGCCGTCTTTACGGTACAGGAAGAGGTCGGGCTCCGGGGCGCTAGCGTTGCCACACATGCGCTAGCCCCCGACTTTGGCATTGCGCTGGACGTCACGGTAGCGTATGATTTGCCGGGCTCAAAGCCTCACGAGCAAATCACGTCGCTGGGGCAGGGCGCAGCCATTAAAATCATGGATCAGTCGGTAATTTGCGACTACCGCATGGTAGATTACCTGCAAAAAACGGCCGAAAAACATGCCATCAAGTGGCAAACTGAAATTCTGACCGGGGGCGGCACCGACACGGCCAGCTTGCAACGCATGGGCAAACGCGGCTCCATTGCCGGGGCCATTTCCATCCCCACCCGTCACCTCCATCAGGTTATCGAGATGGCGCACAAGGAAGACCTGCAGCAATGCATTACGCTCCTCGTGCGCGCGCTGGAAGAAATCGATACCTTCAACTGGGAGCACGCGTAG
- a CDS encoding nitrilase-related carbon-nitrogen hydrolase, which translates to MRKRIVAGAALNQIPIDWEGNRNRILEALQQARAAQVDLLCLPELCITGYGCEDLFLSEWVPARAVEALLELVPHCTDLTVAIGLPVRFEGKTYDCAALVHNGVLLGIQAKQFMANEGVHYEPRWFTPWPTAEESTIEIEGQTYPFGDIIFEVEGVRIGFEICEDAWHGPKRPGVSHCRRGGVDLILNPSASHFAFAKTLIRHDLVLDGAQRFRCAYVYANLIGNEAGKMIYDGEILIAQHGRLLKRNALLSFRDVNLVTTELDFDADPEQPLPSLPPYAVSKEEEFAAAVPLALFDYMRKSRSRGFVLSLSGGADSSACAVLVAEMVRRGCNELGVEAFAQKAGCLTEEEMAALLGKAPEVQLLYLTQCLLRCAYQGTVNSSQATLASAQNLAESVGAAFYEWKIDDEVAGYTRKIERALGRPLTWERDDITLQNIQARARSPIIWMLTNATGALLMATSNRSEGDVGYATMDGDTSGSISPIAGVDKHFISRWLRWAEERLGYTGLHDVNSLTPTAELRPLENSQTDEGDLMPYRVLYEIERLAIRDRQSPIHVYRKLVEAELEPPALLRSHVIKFFRLWSRNQWKRERLAPSFHVDDFSVDPRSWCRFPILSSGFTEELKALELEEVPELITVAGRRAESRT; encoded by the coding sequence ATGAGAAAACGTATCGTGGCAGGGGCTGCCCTGAACCAGATTCCCATTGATTGGGAAGGAAACCGAAACCGCATTCTAGAGGCGCTGCAACAAGCGCGTGCCGCGCAAGTCGACCTGTTGTGTTTGCCCGAATTGTGCATTACCGGCTACGGGTGCGAAGACCTGTTTCTGAGCGAATGGGTACCGGCGCGTGCCGTAGAAGCACTGCTGGAGCTGGTACCGCATTGCACCGATCTGACGGTGGCCATTGGCCTGCCCGTCCGGTTCGAAGGAAAAACCTACGATTGCGCCGCGCTGGTGCACAACGGCGTGCTGCTGGGCATTCAGGCCAAGCAGTTTATGGCCAACGAAGGCGTCCACTACGAGCCCCGTTGGTTTACTCCCTGGCCCACGGCTGAGGAGAGCACGATTGAAATCGAAGGACAGACGTATCCTTTCGGTGATATTATTTTCGAAGTGGAAGGCGTACGCATCGGTTTCGAGATTTGCGAAGACGCTTGGCATGGTCCGAAGCGGCCTGGCGTAAGCCATTGCCGGCGTGGCGGGGTCGACCTCATTCTGAACCCTAGTGCCAGCCATTTTGCTTTTGCCAAAACCCTGATCCGGCACGATCTGGTGCTGGACGGGGCGCAGCGCTTCCGGTGTGCCTACGTATACGCCAATTTAATTGGCAACGAGGCCGGAAAGATGATCTACGACGGTGAGATCCTGATCGCTCAGCACGGACGCTTGCTGAAGCGCAACGCGTTGCTGTCGTTCCGGGATGTTAACCTGGTGACCACTGAGCTGGATTTCGATGCCGATCCGGAGCAGCCTCTGCCTTCGTTGCCTCCCTACGCGGTCAGCAAGGAAGAAGAGTTTGCGGCGGCCGTTCCTCTGGCCTTATTCGATTACATGCGCAAAAGCCGCAGTCGGGGGTTTGTGCTCTCCCTCAGCGGCGGTGCCGATTCATCGGCTTGTGCGGTGCTGGTGGCGGAGATGGTGCGCCGAGGTTGTAACGAGTTGGGCGTAGAGGCCTTTGCGCAGAAAGCGGGCTGTCTGACCGAAGAAGAGATGGCCGCCTTGCTGGGAAAAGCACCGGAGGTACAACTACTCTACTTAACGCAGTGCCTGTTACGGTGCGCCTATCAGGGAACGGTCAATTCCTCGCAGGCAACCTTGGCATCGGCCCAGAATCTGGCCGAGTCGGTCGGGGCAGCTTTTTACGAATGGAAAATCGACGATGAGGTTGCAGGCTATACACGTAAAATCGAACGTGCTCTGGGCCGTCCGCTGACGTGGGAACGCGACGACATCACCCTCCAGAATATTCAGGCACGGGCACGCTCGCCCATCATCTGGATGCTGACTAATGCGACAGGAGCGCTGCTGATGGCCACTTCAAACCGAAGTGAGGGCGACGTGGGATATGCCACGATGGACGGGGACACCTCCGGTAGCATTTCGCCCATTGCGGGGGTAGACAAGCACTTCATCAGCCGCTGGCTACGTTGGGCGGAAGAGAGGTTAGGTTACACGGGCCTGCACGATGTCAATTCCCTGACTCCGACGGCCGAATTGCGTCCACTGGAAAACTCCCAAACCGACGAAGGCGACCTGATGCCTTACCGCGTGTTGTACGAGATTGAGCGCCTGGCCATCCGCGACCGTCAGTCGCCTATACACGTGTACCGCAAGCTTGTGGAGGCCGAGCTGGAGCCACCCGCGCTGCTGCGCAGTCATGTCATTAAGTTTTTCCGGTTGTGGTCGCGGAATCAGTGGAAACGGGAACGATTGGCCCCGTCGTTTCACGTGGACGATTTCAGCGTCGATCCGCGCAGCTGGTGTCGGTTCCCCATCCTGTCCAGTGGATTTACGGAGGAACTCAAAGCCTTGGAGTTAGAGGAAGTTCCCGAGCTGATTACGGTTGCTGGGCGTCGAGCGGAATCCAGAACATAA
- a CDS encoding acyl carrier protein, with protein sequence MSEIAQKVKSIIIDKLGVEESEVTPEASFTNDLGADSLDTVELIMEFEKEFNISIPDDQAENISTVGQAISYLEEHVK encoded by the coding sequence ATGTCAGAAATCGCACAGAAAGTAAAAAGTATTATCATCGATAAACTAGGCGTGGAGGAGTCGGAAGTGACACCCGAAGCTAGCTTCACCAATGACCTGGGTGCTGACTCGCTCGATACCGTTGAACTGATCATGGAATTTGAGAAAGAGTTCAACATCTCGATCCCCGACGACCAAGCCGAAAATATTTCTACTGTAGGGCAAGCCATCTCCTACCTCGAAGAGCACGTAAAATAA
- a CDS encoding TonB-dependent receptor, translated as MTNLSHLWRSCGLLFLVATPLLAQPVRHTISGYVREAGSAELLIGVNVYLPALQRGTTTNSYGFYSLTLPEADTVELVFSYVGYQPKSFRVPLRAAQQLDVALRGSMTLQEVVVEAPPSPPVSSTVQMSAVEVPIAQVKAIPALLGEKDVLKVLQLMPGVQSGSEGNSGLYVRGGGPDQNLIILDDAVVYNAYHLFGFFSLFNGDALKSVELTKGGFPARYGGRLSSVLEMNMKDGNKETLQGEAGLGLISSRLTLEGPLVKNKASFLISGRRTYADLLIRPFLPEGDGGYYFWDLNGKLNYDFGRNDKVYLSGYFGRDRFFFSEKEDDYQTKAGINWGNATGTVRWNHLYSERLFANTSLIFSNYRFNIFVDETQTDAEGQEEEFNLRYYSGVRDWSLKHDLFYVPNPRHTLRLGLHTTLHRFTPSAFVANDPDVGENRREVTPIDGVESGVYLEDTYQPTPLWLLNGGIRLSHFYTNGRHYINPEPRLALAYKFRDDWSVKASYATMNQYIHLLSNTGVGLPTDLWVPSTARIRPQRSQQVALGLAKDFMQRDLALTIEGYYKKMDHIINYKEGASFFLIEDGPEGAAPVSWEENVTTGQGWSYGAEVLLQRKVGKFSGWIGYTLSWTQLQFEELNQGKPFWARYDRRHDVSVVGIYRPSDRITLSGTWVYGTGNAITLPLADYRAPYHIPGQSAGRYSGNYWVGGYNVEDYGERNAYRMAPYHRLDVGIQFHKQTGWGERTWELSFYNTYARQNPFFYFIEDDQTYDEQTQQTTYRTLLKQVSLFPIVPSISYSLKF; from the coding sequence GTGACAAACCTCTCCCATTTGTGGAGGAGCTGTGGGCTACTCTTCCTGGTAGCAACTCCTCTTCTCGCACAGCCCGTGCGCCACACCATCAGCGGCTACGTCCGCGAAGCAGGCAGTGCCGAACTGCTCATCGGTGTCAACGTCTATTTACCCGCCCTGCAGCGCGGCACCACCACCAATTCGTACGGATTCTATTCCCTCACCTTGCCTGAAGCTGATACAGTCGAGCTGGTGTTTTCGTATGTGGGCTATCAGCCCAAAAGCTTTCGCGTCCCCCTGCGTGCTGCCCAGCAGTTGGACGTAGCGTTGCGCGGCAGCATGACGTTGCAGGAAGTGGTGGTTGAAGCGCCGCCATCACCGCCGGTGAGCAGTACCGTGCAGATGAGTGCGGTCGAAGTGCCCATTGCGCAGGTCAAAGCCATTCCGGCGCTTCTGGGCGAAAAAGATGTGCTGAAGGTGCTGCAACTGATGCCCGGTGTGCAAAGTGGGTCGGAAGGCAACAGTGGCTTGTATGTGCGGGGCGGTGGCCCGGACCAGAACCTGATCATCCTCGACGATGCCGTCGTGTACAACGCCTATCACCTGTTCGGGTTCTTTTCGCTTTTTAACGGCGATGCCCTCAAAAGTGTGGAGTTGACCAAAGGCGGATTTCCAGCCCGGTACGGGGGGCGGCTCTCGTCGGTGTTGGAAATGAATATGAAAGACGGCAACAAAGAGACGTTGCAGGGCGAAGCCGGACTCGGGCTGATTTCTTCGCGCCTGACGCTGGAAGGTCCTCTGGTCAAAAACAAAGCTTCTTTTCTGATCTCCGGGCGGCGTACGTATGCCGATTTGCTGATTCGGCCTTTTCTGCCGGAAGGCGACGGCGGCTACTATTTCTGGGACTTGAACGGAAAGCTGAATTATGACTTCGGCCGGAACGATAAAGTATACCTGAGCGGGTATTTCGGGCGCGATCGTTTTTTCTTTTCTGAAAAAGAGGACGATTATCAGACCAAAGCTGGCATCAACTGGGGAAACGCCACCGGCACGGTGCGGTGGAATCACCTGTACAGCGAACGTCTTTTCGCCAATACTTCCCTGATTTTCAGCAATTACCGATTCAACATCTTCGTCGACGAGACGCAAACCGATGCCGAAGGACAGGAAGAAGAATTTAACCTGCGCTATTACTCGGGGGTACGCGACTGGTCCTTGAAGCACGACCTGTTTTACGTGCCCAATCCCCGGCATACGTTGCGGCTGGGCCTTCATACCACGCTCCATCGTTTCACCCCCAGTGCGTTTGTGGCCAACGATCCGGATGTTGGCGAAAACCGCCGTGAGGTGACCCCCATCGACGGCGTGGAGTCAGGTGTTTACCTGGAAGATACGTACCAGCCCACCCCTCTGTGGCTCCTGAACGGAGGCATACGGCTGAGCCATTTTTATACCAACGGTCGGCACTATATCAATCCTGAGCCGCGACTTGCGCTGGCCTACAAGTTTCGTGACGACTGGTCGGTGAAGGCCTCGTATGCTACCATGAACCAATACATTCACCTGTTGTCAAACACAGGAGTCGGGTTGCCGACGGACCTGTGGGTGCCCTCCACCGCGCGGATCAGGCCTCAGCGTTCGCAACAGGTCGCTCTGGGGCTGGCAAAAGACTTTATGCAGCGTGATCTGGCGCTTACCATCGAAGGCTACTATAAAAAGATGGACCATATTATCAATTATAAGGAAGGCGCCAGTTTTTTCCTGATTGAAGACGGACCCGAGGGGGCCGCTCCCGTTTCGTGGGAAGAGAATGTGACGACCGGGCAGGGGTGGTCGTATGGCGCCGAGGTGCTGTTGCAGCGGAAGGTGGGCAAATTTTCGGGCTGGATCGGCTACACACTTTCGTGGACGCAGTTGCAGTTTGAGGAACTCAACCAAGGCAAGCCGTTTTGGGCGCGCTACGATCGCCGGCACGACGTTTCGGTGGTGGGTATCTATCGTCCGTCCGACCGCATCACGCTGTCAGGAACCTGGGTATATGGAACGGGCAATGCCATCACGCTGCCCCTGGCCGACTACCGCGCGCCATACCACATTCCAGGCCAGTCGGCGGGGCGTTACAGCGGCAACTACTGGGTCGGGGGCTACAACGTCGAAGACTACGGTGAGCGCAATGCGTACCGAATGGCCCCGTACCATCGTTTGGACGTTGGCATTCAGTTTCACAAGCAAACCGGATGGGGCGAACGAACGTGGGAGCTCAGTTTTTACAATACCTATGCCCGCCAGAATCCCTTCTTTTACTTTATAGAAGACGACCAAACGTACGATGAGCAGACGCAGCAAACCACCTACCGCACCTTGCTGAAGCAGGTGTCGCTTTTCCCCATCGTGCCTTCGATCTCTTACAGCCTAAAATTTTGA
- the fabF gene encoding beta-ketoacyl-ACP synthase II has protein sequence MQLKRVVITGLGALTPLGNSVPEYWEGLRNGVSGAAPITNFDASKFRTRFACELKGFDPLQYFDRKEARKLDPFSQYAVVAAEQAVQDARLVEDKVNPDRVGVIWGSGIGGIRTFQDEMDGFFKGDGTPRFNPFFIPKMIADSSSGNISIRYGFRGPNFVTTSACASSSDSIVAAYNYIRLGLADVMVTGGSEAAITEAGVGGFNAIKAMSERNDDPTTASRPYDKDRDGFVLGEGAGALVLEEWEHAKARGATIYGELIGGGMSADAYHITAPDPEGKGVVLVMENALKDAGIRPEDVDYINTHGTSTPLGDGAEVKAIQQVFGEHAYNLNISSTKSMTGHLLGAAGAIEAVASVLAVKHGIIPPTINHFTDDEEIDSRLNFTFNEAQERPLQVALSNTFGFGGHNTTVIFRKVDM, from the coding sequence ATGCAATTAAAACGAGTGGTAATTACCGGGCTGGGCGCGCTTACTCCCTTGGGAAATTCTGTTCCGGAATATTGGGAAGGATTACGCAATGGAGTAAGCGGGGCCGCCCCGATTACCAATTTCGACGCCAGTAAATTTCGTACCCGTTTTGCATGCGAACTCAAAGGATTCGATCCTTTGCAATACTTTGATCGCAAGGAAGCCCGCAAATTGGACCCCTTCTCGCAGTACGCCGTAGTGGCGGCCGAACAGGCCGTTCAAGACGCGCGGCTGGTAGAAGACAAGGTGAACCCCGACCGCGTTGGGGTGATCTGGGGATCGGGAATTGGAGGAATCCGCACGTTTCAGGACGAAATGGATGGGTTCTTCAAAGGCGACGGAACGCCTCGTTTTAACCCATTTTTTATCCCGAAAATGATTGCCGATAGCTCCTCCGGCAACATTTCGATCCGTTACGGATTTCGGGGACCCAACTTTGTCACCACTTCGGCCTGTGCTTCTTCGTCCGATTCGATTGTAGCTGCCTACAACTACATTCGGTTGGGCCTGGCCGATGTGATGGTGACGGGTGGCTCAGAAGCCGCGATTACCGAAGCCGGGGTCGGCGGTTTTAACGCCATCAAAGCCATGAGCGAGCGCAACGACGATCCAACAACTGCCTCGCGTCCGTACGACAAAGACCGTGACGGATTTGTGTTGGGCGAAGGCGCAGGCGCACTGGTGCTGGAAGAGTGGGAACACGCCAAAGCACGGGGTGCCACCATTTACGGGGAGCTGATTGGCGGCGGTATGTCGGCTGATGCGTACCACATTACCGCTCCCGACCCTGAAGGGAAGGGCGTGGTGCTGGTGATGGAAAATGCGCTCAAAGATGCCGGCATCCGCCCCGAAGACGTCGATTACATCAACACCCACGGGACCAGTACGCCCCTGGGCGATGGCGCCGAAGTCAAAGCGATTCAGCAGGTATTTGGCGAGCACGCCTATAACCTGAACATCAGCTCTACCAAGTCGATGACGGGTCACCTGTTGGGCGCTGCCGGTGCCATCGAGGCCGTTGCCAGCGTACTGGCCGTCAAGCACGGAATTATTCCTCCGACCATCAACCATTTTACCGACGACGAGGAAATCGATTCGCGACTTAACTTTACCTTTAACGAAGCGCAGGAGCGGCCCCTTCAGGTGGCCCTGAGCAATACGTTTGGTTTTGGTGGACACAACACCACCGTAATTTTTCGAAAAGTCGACATGTGA
- the pyk gene encoding pyruvate kinase, translating into MGIPFNKTKILATVGPASRERGVLQQLIEAGADVFRLNFSHGSHEDHRKVVENIRSLNEELGTYICILQDLQGPKIRTDEVENNGVELVPGELLTISTQKMVGNAQKVSTTYQSLPEDVHPGDTILIDDGNLELKVVKVENREVVAKVIYGGILKSRKGINLPDTVVSAPSLTEKDYEDLLFGLEMDVDWVALSFVRKADDLREVKRIIAEKGKKTKVVAKIEKPQAVRNIDEIIEVADALMVARGDLGVEIPMEEVPLVQKTIVQKCNKAGKPVIIATQMMESMITNPRPTRAEANDVANAVMDGADAVMLSAETAAGSYPVRAVEAMRRVVARVEEECNDIYYKYHFDIEDNDDPELLASDSVIASACTLAQNTRAQAVCGITSSGFSAFRLIRHRPKADVFIFTRRRHLLTQLGLLWGVRTIFYESKDNTDQIIEDLKDILVEKGHLKKGDLFINTASVPLKEKRHANMVKLTVVH; encoded by the coding sequence ATGGGCATTCCTTTTAACAAGACCAAAATTTTAGCGACCGTCGGTCCAGCCTCTCGTGAGCGAGGTGTTTTACAGCAACTTATTGAAGCGGGTGCGGATGTTTTCCGCCTCAATTTCTCGCATGGCAGCCATGAAGACCACCGCAAAGTGGTAGAAAACATCCGCAGCCTGAACGAGGAACTCGGCACTTACATCTGCATTTTGCAGGATTTGCAGGGGCCAAAAATTCGTACTGACGAAGTAGAAAACAACGGTGTTGAACTGGTTCCTGGCGAACTGTTGACCATTTCTACCCAAAAAATGGTGGGCAATGCCCAAAAGGTCAGCACCACGTACCAGTCGCTTCCCGAAGACGTACACCCTGGCGATACAATTTTGATCGACGACGGCAACCTGGAACTCAAGGTCGTGAAGGTGGAAAACCGTGAAGTGGTAGCGAAGGTGATTTACGGAGGCATTCTGAAATCGCGCAAAGGCATTAACCTGCCCGATACCGTAGTTTCGGCGCCTTCGCTAACCGAGAAAGATTACGAGGACCTGCTGTTTGGCCTTGAGATGGACGTAGACTGGGTAGCGCTATCGTTTGTACGCAAAGCCGACGATCTCCGGGAAGTGAAACGCATCATTGCGGAAAAAGGAAAGAAAACCAAAGTCGTTGCCAAGATCGAAAAGCCACAAGCGGTCCGCAACATCGACGAAATTATTGAAGTCGCCGACGCCCTGATGGTGGCCCGTGGTGACCTGGGGGTAGAAATTCCGATGGAAGAAGTACCGCTGGTTCAGAAAACCATCGTGCAGAAATGCAACAAAGCGGGCAAACCGGTCATCATCGCGACGCAGATGATGGAGAGCATGATTACCAACCCACGGCCGACCCGTGCCGAGGCCAACGACGTGGCCAACGCCGTGATGGACGGAGCCGATGCGGTGATGCTTAGCGCAGAAACTGCAGCGGGTAGCTATCCTGTGCGTGCGGTAGAAGCCATGCGGCGGGTTGTTGCCCGGGTGGAAGAAGAGTGCAACGACATTTATTATAAGTATCACTTTGACATTGAAGACAACGACGATCCTGAACTGCTGGCCAGCGACAGCGTAATCGCTTCGGCTTGTACACTGGCACAAAACACACGTGCACAAGCGGTTTGCGGCATTACCAGCTCAGGCTTTTCTGCCTTCCGGCTGATTAGACATCGTCCGAAAGCCGACGTATTTATTTTCACACGGCGTCGTCACCTGCTCACGCAACTGGGCCTTCTGTGGGGAGTCCGGACCATCTTCTACGAGAGCAAAGACAACACCGACCAAATTATCGAAGACCTGAAAGACATCCTGGTGGAAAAAGGTCACCTGAAAAAAGGCGACCTCTTTATCAACACAGCTAGCGTTCCGCTCAAAGAAAAAAGGCACGCCAATATGGTGAAGCTGACCGTTGTTCACTAG